In Corynebacterium afermentans subsp. afermentans, a genomic segment contains:
- a CDS encoding DNA-directed RNA polymerase subunit beta' gives MFDVNLFDELRIGLATADDIRRWSHGEVKKPETINYRTLKPEKDGLFCERIFGPTRDWECACGKYKRVRYKGIICERCGVEVTKSKVRRERMGHIELAAPVTHIWYFKGVPSRLGYLLDLAPKDLERIIYFAANIVTSVDEEARHTDMSTLEAEMLMEKKDVEDDTNSEIADRAQKLEEDLAELEASGATAAARKKVQNAADKEMQHMREAGEREVERLDEIWTTFQKLAPKQMIIDENLYEELVDRYEDYFTGGMGAEAIQTLIRNFDLEAEAEELRGIIAEGKGQKKVRALKRLRVVAAFQRSGNDPAGMILDAIPVIPPELRPMVQLDGGRFATSDLNDLYRRVINRNNRLKRMIDLGAPEIIVNNEKRMLQESVDALFDNGRRGRPVTGPGTRPLKSLSDLLKGKQGRFRQNLLGKRVDYSGRSVIIVGPQLKLHECGLPKRMALELFKPFVMKRLVDNDYAQNIKSAKRMVERQRPEVWDVLEEAISEHPVLLNRAPTLHRLGIQAFEPKLVEGKAIQLHPLACEAFNADFDGDQMAVHLPLSAEAQAEARVLMLSSNNILSPASGKPLAIPRLDMVTGLYFLTMEKSPQEIGGEGAYAPADDNGPARGVYSSYREAIMAYDLGVLGLQAPIQVRIDHLRPTPEIEQEQFPNGWSKGQAWTTETTLGRIMFNELLPFNFPYQEGAMVRKGGGGGKVLLGDIIQSMVEKYPMITVAQVLDKMKDAGFYWATRSGITISMADVLILPNKTEVLEQYEKEAEAIERKFWEKGALTEENRYDRLVELWQDATNKVGQAVEDLYPDHNPIPMIVKSGAAGNMRQIWTLAGMKGMVVNSRGEYITRPIKTSFREGLSVMEYFNNSHGSRKGLADTALRTADSGYLTRRLVDVAQDVIVREEDCGTRQGVRVPVAVESGDSFVRHDLVETSVSGRVLTADVKDSDDKVIAEAGAELTEERIDELVAAGVTQIKVRSVLTCQTPTGVCAKCYGKSMASGQLVDIGEAVGIVAAQSIGEPGTQLTMRTFHQGGVGGDITGGLPRVQELFEARVPKNRAPIASVAGTISLEDEGNFWTLTIHPDDGSDVVVYEKLSKRQGLAQVRRPMESNPDAMIERGLREGDHVEVGERLLRGAADPHDVLEVLGRRGVEKHLIDEVQAVYRTQGVSIHDKHIEIIIRQMLRRGTVIDSGSTEFLPGTLVDLSEARQVNAAAVADGGEPAEMRSEIMGITKASLATESWLSAASFQETTRVLTDAAINKRSDKLIGLKENVIIGKLIPAGTGISRYRNIQVKPTEAARSAAYSIPTFGDSIYGDEGYGEFTGASVPMDEFGFEEL, from the coding sequence GTGTTTGACGTAAACCTCTTCGACGAGCTTCGCATCGGCCTGGCCACCGCCGACGACATCCGCCGTTGGTCCCACGGCGAGGTGAAGAAGCCCGAGACCATTAACTACCGCACCCTCAAGCCGGAAAAGGATGGCCTGTTCTGCGAGCGCATCTTCGGCCCGACCCGCGACTGGGAGTGCGCCTGCGGCAAGTACAAGCGTGTCCGCTACAAGGGCATCATCTGTGAGCGCTGCGGCGTTGAGGTGACCAAGTCCAAGGTGCGCCGCGAGCGCATGGGCCACATCGAGCTGGCCGCTCCGGTGACGCACATCTGGTACTTCAAGGGTGTCCCGTCCCGCCTGGGCTACCTGCTCGACCTGGCACCGAAGGACCTCGAGCGCATCATCTACTTCGCGGCGAACATCGTCACCTCCGTTGACGAAGAGGCCCGCCACACCGACATGTCCACCCTTGAGGCGGAGATGTTGATGGAGAAGAAAGATGTCGAGGACGACACCAACTCCGAGATTGCGGACCGCGCGCAGAAGCTGGAGGAGGACCTCGCCGAGCTCGAGGCTTCCGGTGCGACCGCTGCTGCCCGCAAGAAGGTGCAAAACGCTGCGGACAAGGAAATGCAGCACATGCGCGAGGCCGGCGAGCGCGAGGTTGAGCGCCTAGACGAGATCTGGACCACCTTCCAGAAGCTCGCGCCGAAGCAGATGATCATCGACGAAAACCTCTACGAGGAGCTCGTCGACCGCTACGAGGACTACTTCACCGGCGGCATGGGCGCCGAGGCGATCCAGACCCTGATCCGCAACTTCGACCTGGAGGCTGAGGCTGAGGAGCTGCGCGGCATCATCGCCGAGGGCAAGGGCCAGAAGAAGGTCCGCGCGCTGAAGCGCCTGCGCGTCGTCGCGGCCTTCCAGCGCTCCGGCAACGACCCGGCCGGCATGATCCTGGACGCGATCCCGGTGATCCCGCCGGAGCTGCGCCCGATGGTCCAGCTCGACGGTGGCCGCTTCGCCACCTCGGATCTGAACGACCTGTACCGTCGCGTGATCAACCGCAACAACCGTTTGAAGCGCATGATCGACCTGGGCGCGCCCGAGATCATCGTGAACAACGAAAAGCGCATGCTGCAGGAGTCCGTTGACGCCCTGTTCGACAACGGCCGCCGCGGCCGTCCGGTCACCGGCCCGGGCACCCGTCCGCTGAAGTCCCTGTCCGATCTGCTCAAGGGCAAGCAGGGCCGCTTCCGCCAGAACCTGCTGGGCAAGCGTGTGGACTACTCCGGCCGTTCCGTGATTATTGTCGGCCCGCAGCTGAAGCTGCACGAGTGCGGTCTGCCGAAGCGTATGGCGCTCGAGCTGTTCAAGCCGTTCGTGATGAAGCGCCTGGTGGACAACGACTACGCGCAGAACATCAAGTCCGCCAAGCGCATGGTGGAGCGCCAGCGCCCCGAGGTGTGGGACGTGCTGGAAGAGGCGATTTCGGAGCACCCGGTGCTGCTCAACCGCGCACCGACGCTGCACCGCCTGGGTATCCAGGCCTTCGAGCCGAAGCTGGTCGAAGGTAAGGCCATCCAGCTGCACCCGCTGGCCTGTGAGGCGTTCAACGCCGACTTCGACGGCGACCAGATGGCAGTCCACCTGCCGCTGTCCGCCGAGGCGCAGGCTGAGGCCCGCGTGCTCATGCTGTCGTCGAACAACATCCTGTCCCCGGCGTCTGGCAAACCGCTGGCTATACCGCGCCTCGACATGGTCACCGGCCTGTACTTCCTGACCATGGAGAAGAGCCCGCAGGAGATCGGCGGCGAGGGCGCGTACGCACCTGCCGACGACAACGGCCCGGCCCGTGGCGTCTACTCGTCCTACCGCGAGGCCATCATGGCCTACGACCTGGGTGTTTTGGGCCTGCAGGCGCCGATCCAGGTGCGCATCGACCACCTGCGTCCGACGCCGGAGATCGAGCAGGAGCAGTTCCCGAACGGCTGGTCGAAGGGCCAGGCATGGACCACCGAGACCACCCTCGGCCGGATCATGTTCAACGAGCTGCTGCCGTTTAACTTCCCGTACCAGGAAGGCGCCATGGTCCGTAAGGGCGGTGGCGGCGGCAAGGTGCTGCTCGGCGACATCATCCAGTCGATGGTGGAGAAGTACCCGATGATCACCGTCGCTCAGGTGCTGGACAAGATGAAGGACGCCGGCTTCTACTGGGCCACGCGTTCCGGCATCACCATCTCCATGGCCGACGTGCTCATCCTCCCGAACAAGACCGAGGTCCTCGAGCAGTACGAGAAGGAAGCCGAGGCCATCGAGCGCAAGTTCTGGGAGAAGGGTGCGCTGACCGAGGAGAACCGTTACGACCGCCTGGTCGAACTGTGGCAGGACGCCACCAACAAGGTGGGTCAGGCCGTGGAGGACCTGTACCCGGACCACAACCCGATTCCGATGATCGTGAAGTCCGGTGCTGCCGGTAACATGCGCCAGATCTGGACCCTGGCCGGCATGAAGGGCATGGTCGTGAATTCGCGCGGCGAGTACATCACCCGCCCCATCAAGACCTCCTTCCGCGAGGGCCTGTCCGTGATGGAGTACTTCAACAACTCCCACGGTTCCCGTAAGGGCCTGGCCGATACCGCGCTTCGTACCGCGGACTCCGGCTATCTCACCCGTCGTCTGGTGGACGTGGCGCAGGACGTCATCGTCCGCGAAGAGGACTGTGGCACCCGCCAGGGCGTCAGGGTGCCCGTTGCGGTCGAGTCCGGCGACTCTTTCGTGCGCCACGACCTGGTCGAGACCTCCGTGTCCGGCCGTGTCCTGACGGCCGATGTCAAGGACTCCGACGACAAGGTCATCGCCGAGGCTGGTGCCGAACTGACCGAGGAGCGTATCGACGAGCTCGTGGCAGCCGGTGTCACCCAGATCAAGGTCCGCTCCGTGCTGACCTGCCAGACCCCGACCGGTGTCTGCGCCAAGTGCTACGGCAAGTCCATGGCGTCCGGCCAGCTCGTCGACATCGGCGAGGCCGTCGGCATCGTGGCCGCGCAGTCCATTGGTGAGCCGGGTACGCAGCTGACCATGCGTACCTTCCACCAGGGCGGCGTCGGCGGCGACATCACCGGTGGTCTGCCGCGTGTGCAGGAGCTGTTCGAGGCCCGTGTGCCGAAGAACCGTGCCCCGATCGCGTCCGTTGCTGGCACGATCTCGCTCGAGGACGAGGGCAACTTCTGGACCCTGACCATCCACCCGGATGACGGCTCCGACGTGGTGGTCTACGAGAAGCTGTCCAAGCGCCAGGGCCTGGCCCAGGTGCGCCGCCCGATGGAGTCCAACCCGGACGCCATGATCGAGCGCGGCCTGCGCGAGGGCGACCACGTCGAGGTGGGCGAGCGCCTGCTCCGCGGCGCTGCCGACCCGCACGACGTGCTCGAGGTCCTCGGCCGCCGTGGTGTGGAGAAGCACCTGATCGACGAGGTGCAGGCCGTGTACCGCACCCAGGGTGTGTCCATCCACGACAAGCACATCGAGATCATCATCCGCCAGATGCTGCGTCGCGGCACCGTCATCGACTCCGGTTCCACGGAGTTCCTGCCGGGCACTCTGGTGGATCTGTCCGAGGCGCGCCAGGTCAACGCCGCAGCTGTGGCGGACGGCGGCGAGCCGGCGGAGATGCGCTCCGAGATCATGGGCATCACCAAGGCCTCGCTGGCCACGGAGTCCTGGCTGTCGGCGGCCTCCTTCCAGGAGACCACCCGCGTGCTCACGGACGCCGCGATTAACAAGCGCTCCGACAAGCTGATCGGCCTGAAGGAGAACGTGATCATCGGCAAGCTGATCCCGGCCGGTACGGGCATTTCCCGCTACCGCAACATCCAGGTCAAGCCGACCGAGGCTGCACGCTCTGCGGCGTACTCCATCCCGACGTTCGGCGACTCCATCTACGGCGACGAGGGCTACGGCGAGTTCACCGGCGCCTCCGTGCCGATGGACGAGTTCGGCTTCGAGGAGCTGTAA